The following are encoded in a window of Onthophagus taurus isolate NC chromosome 3, IU_Otau_3.0, whole genome shotgun sequence genomic DNA:
- the LOC111424034 gene encoding epoxide hydrolase 4-like: MSNIIHVSRWEHFCAYFFAIIVGVWIILKRFFTYIWNPNNFFNIRNRDTAPMWLVDNTFGQHKYVKLKKVKIHYVEAGLKQNHPIILLHGFPDCWISWRHQIHFLSEYFRVIAIDLKGFGDSDKPIWRGSYKIDVLLTELSQFLSVLNINKCTIIGHDIGGLIGWFLSYEKPDLVEKFVSISCPHPNVYWNNLPLNKIMNKNWINFAQLPSLPELDSMKEDLRIISDYHLHLQEKDNRHQEFIEAYKYAFSRKEDWSGPLNYFRNLPFVRINEKSNLLKVPTLLVTGNKDQHVNLEGVVKSTDYCDKFFVKIIESTGHFPHQENPDNFNKALAKFLKIKSGNNNKINERRFSPTTGLMNRMIGAMSTTVKYGNSVLDSVQKKTNGVVHIPSFSFGDSST, encoded by the exons ATGTCTAATATTATTCACGTGTCGAGATGGGAACATTTTTGTGCGTATTTTTTCGCAATAATCGTCGGCGtttggataattttaaaacgattttttacaTACATTTGGAAcccaaataatttctttaacattCGCAATAGAGATACAGCACCGATGTGGCTTGTAGATAACACTTTTGGTCAACACAAATACGTTAAATTAAAG aaagtTAAAATCCATTATGTTGAAgctggtttaaaacaaaaccaCCCAATAATTCTTTTACACGGTTTCCCTGATTGCTGGATAAGCTGGAGAcatcaaattcattttttatcgGAATATTTTCGTGTCATTgcaattgatttaaaaggtTTTGGTGATTCAGATAAACCAATTTGGAGGGGAAgttataaaattgatgttttattaACTGAATTATCCCAATTTTTAtcagttttaaatataaataaatgcacAATAATCGGCCACGATATCGGTGGATTAATCGGATGGTTCTTATCGTACGAAAAGCCCGATTTAGTTGAGAAATTCGTTTCAATATCGTGCCCACATCCAAACGTTTACTGGAATAACCTCCCCCTAAACAAAATTATGAACAAAAATTGGATCAATTTCGCTCAACTTCCCTCATTACCCGAACTTGATTCGATGAAAGAAGATTTAAGAATCATCAGTGATTATCATTTACATCTACAAGAAAAGGATAATCGCCACCAAGAATTTATTGAAGCTTATAAATACGCATTTTCACGCAAAGAAGATTGGTCTGGacctttaaattattttaggaaCCTTCCGTTTGTTCGAATTAacgaaaaatcaaatttattaaaagttccTACTTTATTGGTAACGGGGAATAAGGATCAACACGTTAACTTGGAGGGGGTTGTTAAATCAACGGAttattgtgataaattttttgtgaaaattattGAGAGTACCGGGCATTTTCCGCATCAAGAAAACCCGGACAATTTTAACAAAGCTTTagcgaaatttttaaaaattaaatctggtaataataataaaattaacgaaaGAAGATTTTCACCAACAACCGGGTTAATGAATCGAATGATTGGGGCGATGTCCACTACTGTTAAATATGGGAATTCTGTTTTAGATagtgttcaaaaaaaaactaacggTGTTGTTCATATACCTAGTTTTAGCTTTGGAGATAGTTCTACTTAG